The Apodemus sylvaticus chromosome 4, mApoSyl1.1, whole genome shotgun sequence nucleotide sequence GAGGAAGGCACTAGATCCCATGAGACTGACAGCTAGACTTTTGTGAGTTGCCCATTGCTACTAGGAATGAAACCTGGTTCTATTGACTGGCAgccagagcaccaagtgctcagtcatctcctcaggccctgtcccatttgattctgattacacacctgtggttgtcctcagcatgaggtcgagttgaagggaaacttgacaagtgaattctgaggaatctgggatacagagctaacagaccacaatctcttctttcaggttcatcctctcagcatcagtctttggaatgaggaattcagcctctgtccctatagtttctccatcttcccacacaGTTGTGTCCACACCATTCCCTGACTATTACTAATATTGAGAAGTTTGGgagtccatgaaaatattttattgtctcctctattggaaatttttgcaggtttttgtatctgctgactagctctatcttgtgttattggaattaagaaaaaataccattctggcataataaattacattatactgtgtaatttaaaaccatggaatttattcctacagtgtgaaggtcaggaaggatcaacacatgcatttcttcataaatgatacctgctctagggatataatggtagaagagccaattggcaaggacctcctcacttcctttataCTCTTTTACTCTTTATATGGTAGAAGCTCGACAGTCAAGGCAGGCCTCAAAGCCATGGTTAAGCAGGACTTTCTCAATCTCCAAATCCTTGCTTGATCAGAAACATGTTGGGATTCCTGGATTGAATTTTTGTATGAGAGTACTTTCCTATTCCTAAGGATTAGCATATGACCAAATCACCTTACAGaggccctgcttttctttcttttttattgaaaatgagttttccacacaaaatattcagattacaatttgcctttccccatctccttccagtccctccccatctcgctactcactgtactgctcaggtctcactccttccagttagatgacaagcagaaaaacaaaaccaggatgaaaaacaaagaaaacacacatgaaacttacatgcacttacacacaaatgcataaagtcaataaaacacaaaatcatgaaccaaaacataaaagcaaaagtgtagaaaaatgactaaacaaagcatatgagagaaattaaaaagtacaattcaGCATTTGTGTAGGCCATCAACTCCTTGAGAGCTGGCctactcttaaatattctttgtataaCCAGAGTAAATctgctggaaaaataatttttcatttccaggcagTTATGAGTTAGAGAGAACATCTCACTCAGGGATAGGAGATAGTATAAAATTCCCCGATTCAGCTCCGGCACCTCCTCTAGACCCATGCAGAGACATATGTCTACCCTCATGTTaatacaaataacaatatttgacttcttcctttctaatttgtatacccttgatctGCTTCAGTGGTCTTATTGCTCAAAGACATCAAGTGCCCTATTTAATAGGTATATATACAGAGGAGACCACCTTACCTTGTctggattttagtggaatttttcaagtttctctccatttaagttgatgttggttggctatgggcttgctctaaactgccttttttatattcagttacatccctgtctcttgggacttttgtcaagaaggatgttggattttgtcaaaggctttttctgcatctaatgtgatgattgTGAGGCTGCTGTCTCTCAGTTTGTTCACCTGGTAGATTGAAGATCTAGTGCAGAAGTTCCTGTGCCAGCTGTACCAGCTACTCCTATACCAAGCAAGGTGGAGAACACCACAACAGGTGCAGCAACCCTTTTCACCTGGTGATCTACAGAGTCTAATTCATTGGGAATGCTTTCCCCTGTGTGGGAGGTTATTGGGGTAACTACTGTGCCAGGATACCAATATCAGATGATACATTTACAACTAGGGAATGTCTGCAAGGGGTAAGTCCTGATGCACAAGCCCACCTATCATCCTCTGGAAGCAAGAGGCACTCATATTCTTAATTGGTAGGAGTTACAATGAAATTGCAGAGATGTGAACGTTCTGAGGGTATCTGATTCCCATTACAATGGCTTTCTTCTGTTACTGAAGGGTGAGCTTACCTCtctctgaatgctgccatgtaCACTGAGTACTTTCTGTAGTCTATGAATAGTTTCCAGGGAGAGCTGTTCTATCATAGTAGGTGGGCTAGGCATTTAAGCATAACCAACAGTCCTATGTCAAATCAGGACAGGAGGAGTCAATTATCTGGAACAAGCTTTCATAAATGCAGGGGTCATGATTGTGGAGTGGGTTGTTGAGACAGGAAGCGAGTAAACTTAGTGACACTTATGTTAGGGTAGGTGTGGTCATAGGCAGAGGCTAGGGCCTGAAGTCCAGCCTTGCAAGGACTTTATTGGGCCCAATAGCCAGCCAGAACCTGTCTAACAACTTGTTGGATAGAGAAGAGAGTATTTCTATTGCTTACCCTGGAATCTGTATGCATACGTAACTCCTTTTTTTGTACATGCTCTACATCCCCAAATATAGCCTGAATCCCATCCAgtggcctgttttcttctttcagtgaagCTGAGTGTCAGGTGGCTATAAGGTGAATATGCATGAGAGAAGCGtgaaggtttttcttcttttttttcttttctttcattggatattttctttacttacatttcaaatgttatccactttccagtctcccctccgaaaaccccctattccattcccctccccctacctctatgagagtgctcccctacccatgcacctactcctgccttcctgaccaGGCATTCCCCTCTACTGGAGCATAAAACCCCCACAAGACCAAGAGCCACTTCTCCCaatgatttccaacaaggccattctaagctacatatgcagccagagccatgggtccctccatttgtattcttttgttggtagCCCAACTAGCTTGATGAAATCAGATTTTAGTGAGAGTCCCAGTAGAACCTGTGCTTTCATAACCCCACTGTGCACAGTAGTAGTCCGAAGCTCCTTCACAGACTCTCTGATGGACCTGATGCTCTGGGTGcatgtaaaaatattgttttgacaGGTATTTTCTCACAGAGGGGTCTAACTGGTGATACAACAAATCTTCCAGGTCAAACTATAAAAATGGGAAGCAAGTTTCAGGTGGGGGCCATGTGGCTGGCCTGATGGATGAGATTGTTTGGTCAAGGTTAACAATTATCCAAGTGAACATAAGAGCCTGATGAAGACGGTCTGTGATGGTTGTAAGATGTCAGCATAAAGGGAGCAGAATTAGGAATATTGAAGTAACAACTTCAGCAGATCAGCTGAGCGTGGCATGACTTTCCATTGTTCTAGTGCTAATTCCTTGGGAACTTCCTCTCACTCCAGGCAGGCTGAACATGGGAGCAGTGTATCCATGCCTGGATTCTATTCACTTTAACAGCTGAACAGCTATAGGAAGATGGGTGAGAAGGTCTTGTGATCCACTTGTTTGGTGCtttacaggacagaaaaaaaaaacacatcaaatttcccactataaatcttggaataggattggggaaatagtaagtgggaaagcaaaggacaagttttaattctgcccttacccttctgttaccatggaaagagtgacacttgtgttagcaggggtgcaagctgtacttaaagcctggggcagagcatagagttgggtagggaggctagaagggaaagatctgtggcatccacaagatataaaaagaatggtcagtgaagactcccacaggtggtgcagtacagaggttaattgagattgtggaattaggtgtggtagaactttagtacaagaagttctgtaagaagtctagctggtatgaaggcaggcatggcctggagccatgcttctcaaactgtggctccctcatcctctgtggtggagtattgaccatttcatgggggttggatatcagatatcctctatatcagatctttatagtataattcatacgggagccacactacagtaatgaagtagccaacaagttatttaatggttctggttgaccacaacaggaagaacGGTATTAAGGGGGCACAACACTGAGAAGATGAGAAACTACTGGCCTAGGgaatatgaatacataatgaataaatctctttgaatgttttcaaaattaataaaagatttttgcatgctttgaccaacaaacacttctctcccaggaggaggagacttcCTCCACACTGGTCTACACTTCTTAGTCATCATAAGAGCATGATGATGGAGCTTTTACCtaatgtagatgccaagaaaagaCAATGGGTTTGTAATTCTGGTAATATAGTCTCCACGAATATCCACACCTGATCAGGGCTGATTGGACTATATGTGACTTCTCTGAACctaaacatctctggaatccacagactgatttcaaatgttttattcatattatattttattgggttacgattttgtttacagagttgtttgtggccatgaagaccagagaagggcctcagatcctctgaatgaccagttacagttggttgaaaactctcctgggtgtgctgggaactgaaccacagttctctgacagagcagtaattccttttgcagctgagttcccacaaactgaacctttaaaaagtcttcattgtcatttaagtctcagataaataaatattcatgtttgatatctccctttctttgggccctggtcatttgttctgtttgGATCAGTCCATACAGTTTCCCCCAATGAAATTCCTTTGGGCTGTGCTTATTTATGGTCAGCACCTACCTTGAATCCCAGTTTCCATcatgtcagacaaaaacaaacaagaacttcaacagggcagatatcatctagattgtgtgagactcctgttctgccattcacacctgcaattttaacatagtagagctgttttaaatcctgagccaccatgctgctttcttgaagatgcagtgtaaatgctccagcaatactgtactctaaccagaagtAATTGGTAACTATATTGGGTGCTGCCATTGGAAGACAGGTGATGGTCATATCTGACTAGCTCCTAAAATCTCTTTATGCCTTTGAGTGAGGgctcaaagaaaacattctgtgcAGAATCCAGGGAGTGGAAGGCTTCAGCCGCCAAATAGGGATGTGACTCCAACATTGCCTTCCACTCTGAGTTCTCAGAGACTTCAGAGAAatgaagtgcaatgaaatccagggcctgagtcttcagccactgtgtgctgtggaggtcagccaggatgagagtgtctgcagctttctccacagagagtatcctgaagagggcatcctcacacatgaccttcaagtcctccaggccatacttgtcagcagctgccagcacacCAGTGGCCATGGAGTTGCTGTTGAGGTGTGGTGTTTTTCCCCTGAGTAGATGAAGTACATCATCTGGAAGACCTGAGGGTCCAGTCATGGATCTCAACAATGTTCTTTaggctctcctgcatttcatgttcaaacatggctctgaaaactggagaacaAGCTGCTAGGATGGCGTGGTGAGCCCTGAATACATGGCCACCTACCAATAGGGTTCAGTCTTTGAAGAgagatttctcccacagctttgctAGGTCATCTCTCAACATCTGTCTTGGctccttgattgcaggtgtcatgatCTGTCCAGGCATGCAAAGATGGCTCCTattatgctcaccttgcagcagaggctgagctggtcttcagggacaagccattgctgatgggagaggaggaaacctagAAGGATGAACTTTTTGAATCCCCACTTTTTGTATTGCTGAAAGCTTACGACATTGGGGTTCTTCATACTTTggcatttctctccttgggaatttatgatccagaatttgaactttgcccaaactgggctctctggacagctgagcaaccccaggtaaactgacaggtaatctttgctttcttcatcaaccccGTTTGGgtgtactctcaaacaccatgctatttcttcattggcctctaatgagaacactgggcttgaaatccttttctgaattccccgcatgcaaaatgagaagttgcttatagtccactcatagcagatttttttttttacactgatctgtgtggagccccagctctttgtctccatgtcccctgacatttctgctggaggtagtttgAAGGTTAATCTTGACCTGAGAGAACACCAGAGGTTATTTACTCTTCATCCTATTGAACACGATTATAGGTATACTTTggattttagtttcaatttccctaagttctctctctctctctctctctctctctctctctctctctctctctctcctctctctctctgtctatctctctgtctctctctctctctctctctctccctctccgtctccctctccgtctcccttttcctctctctccctctctctccgtctctccctctcttttcctctctctctccctttccctttacctccctctctctccctctctctccctctctttgcctatctccctccccctctccctctccctccatctctccctctttccctcttccccccctctctctttcccccaaacactggaatttctatgtgtgtgtatgtgtttgagtttcGTGACTCTTAGGTCAGTGGCCACTAGTTGAGCTATTCTATCCACCTCTGGATAGGaaagtctgtaaaactttatatattctcATCTCAAGTGTGTTGTATTTTCAGGGTCCTATAGAGAATGTACAGAATGAATTCCTTTATGTAAATAGacagagaatatagaagaataacatacaggctgaggtctagctaatataacaatgactacagtcagtatttacttattccacaaggtgtgaagtctcaggtgttcttcagtatatactggaattcttaagaagaagggtctaatgccagtgaaggaatgggcttgctatttagatgagagcaggaagccaaagaaaaaagcttccttcttctttatgcttattgtgggcctccagtagaaggtgtggcctagttaagggagtgtcttctagtctgaagatctggattaaaggtgtgtgtttttctgcctcaagactcagattaaaggtgtatgtttttctcagattaaatgtgtatgttttttctgACAAGAAGAATCTGCATTTGAACTGAATCTACctacttcaacttaagaaaaaaaattcgcaGGGCactgggggcacacgcctttaatcccaatatttgggaggcagaggcaggcagatttctgagttcaaggccagccttgtctacaaagtgagttccaggacagccatggctacacagagaaacactgtcttgaaaaaaagcaaaagaaaaaaatttaaaaggcatgcCTTCCACTTTAGTATGTCCACAAGTAGTGCAGACTAGAACAATAACCATCAACAATATACTTTGCTTACTAGggacaatcttgcataaataaagagatgatgtaaatctctgcacagatacgatttacccatgcactggtcttacaaatgctatcataaacatgatcagggaaggggtgctttccttaactgctcaggagtctgagtgttcacaaaatgtaaagcatgtggaagagctcctgtatggtgggcaggatcagagccccaaacctctgaagatggctctattctttcctgtgttttattccatttacactttgtacttcccctcagggtcttcagggcccccttacctccttcctctgaaactatctgttttaggcatctcctacattcttctgatttttccttgactgccaacagactttttgatgggtctggagtctgttgcttctggccacttaacttttttctcttttgtagtcctcttttattaaatactctctctgccactatcactaaatctctcaaacacctttccctaacctctagaccctctgcaggttttttaaatatgctgcctaattaataaaagctagatcaaaagctgtctttgcttctgctttctgtgggggtgtgttttaattacaaattccacattattcattgatacaatttagctaacaagaatagttatccagcatcagaaacttgaacaccaaaaactaagactagagaacacagatattcctgatgtatggtcagatttttgaaattcagactccatttttaaaaaatctgttcaaattaatatcctggcacctagcattagtttccaagatgcccctcaacaaaacctgagcctagcttcactctctaagccaatctctaataagaccagcatcttcaattggcaccctcaacaagaccaggttattccaacaacacacctgcaaccccagattacaaaaccaccacctgcctaatgaccatcaatgcagaggggaacagaaattaagtttatgttagccaggtggtggtggagcatgcctttaaccaCAGCATTTGTGAGaaggagacaagcagatttctgagttcgaggccagcctggtctacaaactgagttccaggacatccaggactacacagagaaaccctgtctggaggaacagggagagagaagaaggcttatggggcttgcagggagtggggacccagaaaaggggaaatcatttgaaatgtaaataaagaatacatcgaataaaaaaaagaaagaaaaaaataagtgcccaaaagatcaactctgaagctaaagtcagaggtgtccttctgaaaatgatattcaagagacagaagcagaagaacctaaactgaagtggtaccctaggatacacactagggctgttctgggaaaataagtttattttaattgatgtcattcttcataactaagttaatatctaaaacaaacacaaaaacattaaatgaaaaaaaatgacacaggttgagctattattaaaaaaaaaaaaaaaaaaaaacagttgagctatctgtaccatggagctggggatgctccacagccatctgtgcacaggtcccaccagaagagagctgggctcccgggagtgctggcacaggcttacaggcccacaggaagtacaagctccaggtaggaacacagaaacaacagaaccatgtaacaccaaaaataacaagatggtgaaagtcaagcccaagaaccctaccaacaaaaaccaaggctacttagcatcatcagaagccagttctcccagcacagcaagttctggataaccaAATATACCACAgatcaagatttgaatttaaaatcacattgcatgatgctgatagaggacttcaagaccaactcactgataagtggatattagcctagaagctcagaatacccaaaatacaattcaaagaccacatgaagctcaagaagaaagaagaccaaagtgttgctacattgattcttcttagaaggggtacaaaatacccatgggaagaaatacaaagtgtggagcagagagtaaaagaatggatatCCATAGACTTCCCCACCTGTGGCAGgggcatcccatatgcagttaacaaacccagacactattgtggatgccaataagtgcttgctgacaggagccagatataactctcttctgagaggctttgccagtgcctgacaaatacagagggggatgcacacacatcccaacattgaaatgagcaaagggtttcaatggaggaactagctaaaggacccaaggtgttgaaagtgtttgcaaccccataggatgaacaaaaatacgaaccaaccagtaagcccagagttctcagggacttaagcacaaatgagagagtacacatggaagaaacgatgactccagacacatgggtaacagaggacagcctgaacagacatcaatgagaggagagacccttggacccttgaaggctcattgcctcagaGTACccctaccaggtcagggaagctggagtgggtgggttagtgagcagagggaggggatgggatagaggttttcagaggggcattgagcaaagaggacatttgaaatgtaaataaagaagatatttaagtaaaattgaaaaaaaaataatggcaaaaaagccagaacacaaaacctgggctcactcactctgctgcaatccacgctggaagccaatgttttgacatggttcacctgacaatctactccatctaccagcttctggaggtcatggaggagccactcctatgatgtttcagaaagcagaatccttgaaccagaacattgattacttgcagtgaaaatttgcatgtaatgctgtttgggcagaacacacacacacagacacacatacgctactaatgctatgttttccatgcagacaggaggctagcatggctgtcctctcagaggctctaccaacagctaactgaaatgcagttacagctaagcattggattgtagtaggggaaccctatggatgagttaggcgaaggattaaaggaactaaaggagatggcaactctaaaaaaaatgaccagtatcacctaatctggactttcaggggccaccagagactaagccaccaaccagtgagcatacatgaacttgtctgatgccccaagaacaaatgaagtacaggcataccttgtctggcctcagtggaagaggatgtgcctaatcctatagagacttaatgccccagggagggggaatgcatggggagcaccctctcagaggccaaggagatgggggagggctgaaaaactgtgaggggagcactgcagtgaggcagaatttcagatgaaaattaataaaataaaaattgaaaaaaggagaatccagccaggcagtggtgccacacacctttaatcccagcatttgggaggcagagacaggcagatttcagagtttgaggccagcctggtctacaaagtgagttccaggacagccagggctacacagagaaaccctgtctcaaaaaaccagataaacacacacacacacacacacacacacacacacagagagagagagagagagagagagagagagagagagagagagagacagagacagagacagagacagagagacagagagagagacagagagacagagagacagagagaaacagaaagagaagcatttaggatattccagaaccattgttctaattggctctgaagaaggatttcctcggagggaagtacaagactaccaccgaccaaattgggaggagtgatcacaaggtctgtgcttctgattggaataacacacaggaaagaagaaagacatcttcagagttttggggctctgattcctgaccaccatacaggagctcttctacatgccctccatttggtgaacactcagactcttgaccagttaaggaaaacatcccttccctgatcaggtttatggcagaaatcagtgtaaaaaccagcacaggagtaaataatagctttgcagatattgacatgataccttcatttatggaagtctgaagtatcagtaagcaaagtaccctggtgatggctcttcttgtctagactacctgtggactcatgtaacatataaaatggagggatcatcttttaaaagcttgttttgcttaaattgaaatagatagatccagttcaaacacagattcttagggttgaaaatcacacacctttaatctgagtcttcaggcagtaaaacaaacacctttaatccagaagctGAGACTGAAGACACATCCTTAATAGGGCCacgccttctactggaggcctatataagcatatgaagaagtagactttgtgtctttgcctgcctgctctcatcttactagcgagcccatttcttcactggcattagactctacttcagaataccagcatatactgaagaaaacctgagacttcaaacctcgtggactaagtaagtactgactgtagtcattgttatattagttgaatttatgttgttctcatatatcctctttctatttatataaaggaattaattctgtatgttcaataaacacacacagatatatactcagagagagagagaaagagagagagaagacagagaggggggaagagagacacagagaaccagagacagttacacagagacagagagaaaaacagcagagagaaagaatttaggagaaatctaaaataaaatctaaagagtatatataattgtatgtatcaggatgaagaatcaataaatgctagttcttcttttcagatcaatgttaacctccaaactaccgccaacagaaatgtcaggggacatggaagccaagggctccacacagatcagtgtaaaaaacatctgctatgagtggaccattagcaacttctcattttgcatggatggaattcagaaagagattagaagcccagagttctcattagaggacaatgaggaagtggcatggtgtttgagagtatacccaaatggagttgataaagaaagcaaagattacctgtcagttgacctgggattgctcagctgtcccgtgtgcccagtttgggcaaagtttgagttctggatcataaattcccaaggagagaaatgtcaaagtaggaagaaccccagtgttgtaagcttttggcaataccaacacaggggattcaaagagttcatccttcgagatttcctcctctcccatcagcatttacttctccctgaagaccagctcaccatctgctgcaaggtgagcatagcgggagccatcttcagcatgcctggacagaacatgacacctgcaatcaaggatccaaggcatgtgttggcagatgacctagggaagctttgggagaattccatcttcacagactgctccctattggtgggtggccatgaattcagggctcacaaggccatcctagcagctcgctctccagttttcagagccatgtttgaacatgaaatgcaggagagactaaaaaacctcgttgagattcatgacttggatccccaagtcttccaggagatgatgggcttcatctacacatggaaggcaccaaacctcaagagctactccatggcctctggtctgctggcagctgctgacaggtatggcctggacggcttgaaggccatgtgtgaggatgccctctgcaggatcctctctgtggagaatgctgcaaacactctcatcctggctgacctccacagcacacagtggctgaagactcaggccctggatttcattacagattttgcctatgaggtctctaagacctcagggtggaagtcattggtggagtcacatccccccttggtggctgaagccttctgctccctggcttctgcacagtgtccttctttggagccatgatttaaatgcctaaagtgatctcagaagatggacagctgtgacctgcacctcttctgcaacagcaacaaccagcttttttaccaatgacttctgcttaGACAATGGTATTGAGGGAGCATTTTCACTTTATCAGAGGaatggcagcatggtggctcaggatttaaaacacctgcaatatattatacatactgaaatggtaggtgtgcaataggcagcactgcagtctgggacactctacatgacatctatgatgttaatgttcctgtttgaatttgtctgattgtttgaaaactgattcaatttagagctggccctaggcagagaacaactgtgtttctttggagaaacacttctgccttggactgaacagaagagatgactgtggccattggcaaggagaaatcaaccatgattgcttcctcatcagtgaaggaaagacaatgaagagtttctttttaaacattcaaggttcagggaactcggcttcaaaagcaattactgctctctcagagatctCTTGCTAAGTTCGc carries:
- the LOC127682239 gene encoding TD and POZ domain-containing protein 1-like — encoded protein: MSGDMEAKGSTQISVKNICYEWTISNFSFCMDGIQKEIRSPEFSLEDNEEVAWCLRVYPNGVDKESKDYLSVDLGLLSCPVCPVWAKFEFWIINSQGEKCQSRKNPSVVSFWQYQHRGFKEFILRDFLLSHQHLLLPEDQLTICCKVSIAGAIFSMPGQNMTPAIKDPRHVLADDLGKLWENSIFTDCSLLVGGHEFRAHKAILAARSPVFRAMFEHEMQERLKNLVEIHDLDPQVFQEMMGFIYTWKAPNLKSYSMASGLLAAADRYGLDGLKAMCEDALCRILSVENAANTLILADLHSTQWLKTQALDFITDFAYEVSKTSGWKSLVESHPPLVAEAFCSLASAQCPSLEP